In the Ilumatobacteraceae bacterium genome, one interval contains:
- a CDS encoding peptidoglycan DD-metalloendopeptidase family protein — MILKAPLAAIALLSSALLGIPAVIGGNGGSVAAGCGELAVILDTIRTVESGGNYAAPKNSGGASGAYQYIDSTWDDYEGYQSAYLAPPEAQDARAATDVQAVLATYGDVAYVPVIWYWPVAATDPTQLDIVPMPGAGNRLTVREYQEHWLSVYETKNAEATTTACVGAVSADGYALPIDRTLIDATPSMLGEPHHDYPAIDLMIPVGSPIYAVRGGTVARVVEWPHNCWEVGRCEQTCGIGLSINGDDGARYVYCHGNRLNGIQVGAELAAGQLLMWSGNTGRSGAPHLHLEIKVNGQQRCPQALLRALYDSGSGVTPESLSPDGCSF; from the coding sequence GTGATCCTCAAAGCACCGCTCGCCGCCATCGCACTCCTCAGCAGCGCCCTACTCGGCATCCCCGCCGTCATCGGTGGCAACGGCGGCAGCGTCGCCGCCGGCTGCGGTGAACTGGCCGTGATCCTGGACACGATCAGAACCGTCGAGTCCGGCGGGAACTACGCCGCTCCGAAGAACAGCGGCGGCGCGTCAGGCGCGTACCAGTACATCGACAGCACATGGGACGACTACGAGGGCTACCAGTCCGCCTACCTCGCCCCGCCCGAGGCGCAGGACGCCCGCGCCGCCACCGACGTCCAAGCGGTGCTCGCTACCTACGGGGACGTCGCCTACGTGCCCGTCATCTGGTACTGGCCGGTCGCCGCCACCGATCCCACCCAGCTCGACATCGTCCCGATGCCGGGCGCGGGCAACCGGCTCACCGTGCGCGAGTACCAAGAGCACTGGCTCAGCGTCTACGAGACCAAGAACGCCGAGGCCACCACAACAGCGTGCGTGGGCGCCGTGTCAGCCGACGGCTATGCCCTCCCCATCGACCGCACACTCATCGACGCCACGCCCTCGATGCTCGGCGAGCCACACCACGACTATCCGGCGATCGACCTGATGATCCCGGTCGGCTCGCCCATCTACGCCGTCCGGGGCGGCACCGTCGCCCGCGTCGTGGAGTGGCCCCACAACTGCTGGGAAGTCGGCCGTTGCGAACAGACCTGCGGAATCGGACTGTCGATCAACGGCGACGACGGAGCCCGCTACGTGTACTGCCACGGCAACCGACTGAACGGCATCCAGGTCGGCGCCGAGCTTGCGGCCGGCCAGCTGCTGATGTGGTCTGGCAACACTGGCCGGTCCGGAGCACCACACCTCCACCTCGAGATCAAGGTCAACGGCCAGCAGCGCTGCCCCCAAGCGCTCCTCCGCGCGCTCTACGACTCCGGCTCCGGCGTCACGCCCGAGTCGCTCAGCCCAGACGGCTGCAGCTTCTGA
- a CDS encoding SCO6880 family protein, which translates to MTATPTEPRTYRLSQLVRTGLFGSMPTSQVVVLGVGCGLSFAGVLLRLFPWALLPALIAAVVAFKRVGIWSLHELIPLKVSWLARRRSHGWYRRVPMLAPGERGAVDLPPPMAGLDLLDVDASWVAAPDRLAGIGAVHDQDASLVTGVLRVTGDGQFSLLSADTQDTRVGMWGDALGAFCRERAVVCRIAWQEWSTSTRLDAPVEDNQRSGALAVAAADYTELVTRSVPRVVGHDTLVSLSLDLAKVPARRARGADVLSAGLQMLVEELRLFTVRLEAAGLSVGAPLSPAEITAAVRLRSSPFADAQQRALSSSLAAGLGIVAADLAPMAVSEQWEQVQVDGALHRSWWIEGWPRSEVPAVWMDLLLLGGECTRTVSVVFEPVAPSQSAREVDEASVSLESAEAAKSKRGFRVRAGDRRAREEVERREHELVAGYGELTYCGLVTVSARTLDELEDASADFEQSAGHAGVQLRPLIGRHGQGWVSALPLGRTVAERRRW; encoded by the coding sequence ATGACGGCCACGCCAACCGAGCCGCGCACCTACCGGTTGTCGCAGCTCGTGCGAACCGGCCTGTTCGGATCGATGCCGACCTCGCAGGTGGTGGTGCTCGGTGTCGGTTGCGGCTTGTCGTTCGCGGGTGTCCTGCTGCGGCTGTTCCCTTGGGCGCTGCTTCCGGCGCTGATCGCGGCGGTCGTGGCGTTCAAACGCGTCGGCATCTGGTCGCTACACGAACTGATCCCCCTCAAGGTCAGCTGGTTGGCCCGACGTCGCTCACACGGCTGGTATCGGCGGGTGCCGATGCTCGCGCCGGGTGAGCGCGGTGCGGTGGACCTGCCACCGCCGATGGCCGGACTGGACTTGCTCGACGTCGACGCGTCGTGGGTCGCTGCCCCGGATCGGCTGGCGGGCATCGGCGCGGTTCACGACCAGGACGCGTCCCTCGTCACGGGCGTGCTGCGCGTCACGGGGGACGGCCAGTTCTCGCTGCTGTCGGCCGACACACAGGACACCCGCGTCGGAATGTGGGGTGACGCGCTCGGCGCGTTCTGTCGAGAGCGTGCCGTCGTGTGCAGGATCGCGTGGCAGGAGTGGTCGACGTCGACTCGCCTCGACGCCCCGGTGGAGGACAACCAGCGATCGGGTGCGTTGGCGGTGGCCGCGGCCGACTACACGGAGCTGGTCACTCGGTCGGTGCCGCGGGTGGTCGGGCACGACACGTTGGTGTCCCTCTCGCTCGACCTTGCGAAGGTTCCGGCTCGCCGAGCTCGAGGCGCCGACGTCCTGTCGGCCGGGTTGCAGATGTTGGTGGAGGAGTTGCGGCTGTTCACGGTGCGGCTCGAAGCCGCGGGGCTTTCGGTGGGGGCTCCGCTCAGTCCGGCAGAGATCACCGCAGCGGTACGCCTGCGGTCGTCGCCGTTCGCCGACGCGCAGCAGCGGGCGTTGTCGTCGTCGCTGGCTGCCGGGCTCGGCATCGTGGCGGCGGACTTGGCGCCGATGGCGGTGTCGGAACAGTGGGAGCAGGTTCAGGTCGACGGTGCGCTGCATCGGTCGTGGTGGATCGAAGGGTGGCCACGTTCGGAGGTGCCGGCGGTGTGGATGGACCTGCTGTTGCTCGGCGGCGAGTGCACCCGCACCGTGAGCGTCGTGTTCGAACCGGTCGCTCCGTCCCAGTCGGCCCGCGAGGTCGACGAGGCGTCGGTGTCGCTGGAGTCGGCCGAGGCGGCCAAGTCGAAACGAGGCTTTCGTGTCCGCGCCGGCGATCGGCGGGCGCGGGAGGAGGTCGAGCGGCGTGAGCACGAACTCGTCGCCGGGTACGGCGAGCTGACGTACTGCGGGCTCGTCACGGTGTCGGCGCGCACGCTCGACGAGCTGGAGGACGCGAGCGCCGACTTCGAGCAGTCCGCCGGTCACGCCGGGGTTCAACTGCGTCCGCTGATCGGTCGCCATGGCCAGGGATGGGTGTCGGCACTGCCACTCGGTCGCACCGTCGCGGAGCGGCGACGATGGTGA
- a CDS encoding toprim domain-containing protein encodes MANPRYDRDEVLRRTDLAALLDELSGRATGHGRSARWHCPVPDHDDVHPSVTIRVDRRGVERWKCWSFGHGGTAIDALSYARGARFRDALQELACRSGVAPDEVGVRTIRRPLEPRTPTPLQPPAVKYIEACERLLWEPAGRRVLEYLIDERGLDADVLRANRVGADPGTRQLRRAGGLPKDGVGAVFPAIDADGRLGYFQTRYLDPRPNRSKYGNPTSRHGDNPRHGWTRPTSEPKQPVVICEGYPDAYTANGAGYTAVAVLGTGNATASLAEQIAPRLDGRPVILALDGDEAGQAATKYFRSGFERCGIMVVELPVPSGMDLNSWVRGARQVPDLGRGTRPTPYPNDTAAPARPPVPDPAIPGR; translated from the coding sequence GTGGCGAACCCGAGGTACGACCGCGACGAGGTGCTCCGCCGGACCGATCTCGCCGCGCTCCTCGACGAGTTGTCCGGTCGGGCGACCGGGCACGGACGATCGGCCCGGTGGCACTGCCCGGTGCCGGATCACGACGACGTACACCCGTCGGTGACGATCCGGGTCGATCGGCGCGGGGTCGAACGCTGGAAGTGCTGGTCGTTCGGACACGGCGGTACCGCCATCGACGCCCTCTCCTACGCCCGCGGCGCGCGTTTCCGTGACGCACTCCAGGAGCTCGCCTGCCGCTCCGGCGTCGCTCCCGACGAAGTGGGAGTACGCACGATCCGTCGGCCGCTCGAACCACGCACTCCCACCCCGCTGCAGCCACCGGCGGTGAAGTACATCGAAGCGTGTGAACGGCTTCTCTGGGAGCCCGCTGGACGGCGTGTTCTCGAGTACCTGATCGACGAACGCGGACTCGACGCCGACGTACTGCGCGCCAACCGCGTCGGAGCCGACCCTGGCACCCGCCAGCTCCGCCGCGCCGGTGGGCTCCCCAAGGACGGCGTCGGTGCGGTGTTCCCGGCGATCGACGCCGACGGGCGGCTCGGCTACTTCCAGACCCGCTACCTCGACCCGCGACCCAACAGATCGAAGTACGGGAACCCAACCAGCCGGCACGGCGACAACCCACGTCACGGATGGACCCGTCCCACCAGCGAACCCAAGCAGCCGGTCGTGATCTGCGAGGGCTACCCAGACGCCTACACCGCAAACGGCGCTGGCTACACGGCCGTCGCAGTGCTCGGCACCGGTAACGCCACCGCTTCGCTTGCCGAACAGATCGCCCCGCGACTGGATGGGCGGCCAGTGATCTTGGCGCTCGACGGCGACGAAGCCGGCCAGGCCGCAACGAAGTATTTCCGATCGGGATTCGAGCGGTGTGGCATCATGGTGGTCGAGCTTCCCGTCCCGTCTGGGATGGACTTGAACAGTTGGGTGCGCGGCGCCCGGCAGGTTCCGGACCTCGGTCGTGGGACACGACCCACTCCATACCCGAACGACACCGCCGCGCCAGCACGGCCCCCGGTGCCGGACCCGGCGATCCCAGGTCGCTGA
- a CDS encoding PQQ-binding-like beta-propeller repeat protein, which translates to MPVGWPDGAAVFDDVAVVSSIEHVVRGIAIDSGEIVWCSEFDGGAVEFLGGIAAAGPVVGALTGDAVVGLDAATGEERWRRQLNAPEATLRGGDLLWVLDGSVDETPIMVVEPTTGEDASDADEITSDAVSFGIGIPPTQADGLELSTAGGGSARQVIEVSVSRDDSVVWQDTVPGFVAALPPARRRRRRLSHGQRATASSSGSAASSCATPDRPTRPHLIAQISDEMIAVPVGTDVHAINIATGSESWVSGLPNPGRGGSYDEEGTFWFIGTGSSGTAVAIGRAEQPYRD; encoded by the coding sequence ATGCCTGTCGGCTGGCCGGATGGAGCGGCTGTCTTTGACGACGTCGCCGTCGTCAGCTCCATCGAACACGTGGTGCGCGGCATCGCGATCGACTCGGGAGAGATCGTGTGGTGTTCCGAGTTCGATGGTGGCGCCGTCGAGTTCCTCGGTGGGATTGCCGCAGCGGGACCAGTGGTCGGCGCGTTGACTGGCGACGCCGTTGTGGGGTTGGACGCAGCGACTGGTGAGGAGCGCTGGCGGCGGCAGCTGAACGCACCGGAGGCGACGCTGCGCGGCGGCGACCTGTTGTGGGTACTCGATGGGTCCGTTGATGAAACACCGATCATGGTGGTCGAACCGACCACGGGCGAGGACGCCTCCGACGCTGATGAGATCACATCGGATGCGGTGTCGTTCGGCATCGGCATCCCGCCGACGCAAGCCGACGGTCTGGAGCTGTCCACCGCAGGCGGTGGGTCTGCTCGACAAGTGATCGAGGTGTCCGTGTCCCGCGACGACTCGGTCGTCTGGCAAGACACCGTCCCTGGGTTCGTCGCCGCGCTACCGCCGGCCCGGCGTCGGCGTCGCCGCTTGTCGCATGGACAGCGCGCGACGGCGAGCAGCTCTGGCAGCGCTGCGAGTTCCTGCGCCACACCTGATCGGCCCACCCGCCCACACCTGATCGCCCAGATCTCCGACGAGATGATCGCCGTTCCCGTCGGCACCGATGTGCACGCCATCAACATCGCGACCGGCAGCGAGTCATGGGTCAGCGGATTGCCGAACCCCGGCCGGGGCGGCAGCTACGACGAGGAGGGCACGTTCTGGTTCATTGGCACCGGATCATCCGGCACCGCCGTCGCGATCGGTCGAGCTGAGCAGCCCTACCGAGATTGA
- a CDS encoding tyrosine-type recombinase/integrase: protein MISTTFTSPFDAPPAGDLVAVDLDPRRQVAHRAIAGYLAGYSGATLDAYRLDLRQWVTWLDGNGVDILSVQRAHIELYARWSEEHGLARSTISRRLSTICGFYRYCSQEAVIDRDPATYVRRPKIDYESHTLGLDRNELGAFLVQAGLCGGRDHALMCLLALNGLRISEALGADIENLDYQRGHRTLFVHRKGHKTATIPLAPRTATSLDLYIGERSSGPIFLNADGTRRLDRHAAARIVRRLAKAAGIDKRISPHSLRHSFITAALDAGVPLRDVQEAASHADPRTTMRYDRGRGSLDRHATYIVATFVAGASR from the coding sequence ATGATCAGCACCACGTTCACCAGCCCGTTCGACGCCCCGCCCGCCGGCGACCTCGTCGCCGTTGATCTCGATCCTCGCCGCCAGGTAGCGCATCGCGCGATCGCCGGCTATCTCGCGGGCTACTCGGGCGCGACGCTGGACGCCTATCGGCTCGATCTGCGCCAATGGGTGACCTGGCTCGACGGCAACGGGGTCGACATCCTGAGCGTCCAGCGTGCTCACATCGAGCTGTACGCGAGGTGGTCCGAAGAGCACGGCCTTGCCCGCTCGACGATCAGTCGGAGGCTGTCGACGATCTGTGGCTTCTATCGTTACTGCTCCCAGGAAGCTGTCATCGATCGCGACCCGGCCACCTACGTGCGCCGCCCGAAGATCGACTACGAGTCCCACACGCTCGGTCTCGATCGCAACGAGCTCGGCGCGTTCTTGGTCCAGGCCGGACTGTGCGGCGGCCGCGACCACGCGTTGATGTGCCTGCTGGCGTTGAACGGGCTGCGGATCTCCGAAGCCCTCGGCGCCGACATCGAGAACCTCGACTACCAGCGCGGGCACCGCACACTGTTCGTGCACCGCAAGGGACACAAGACCGCCACCATCCCGCTCGCACCGCGCACGGCGACATCGCTCGACCTGTACATCGGTGAACGCAGCAGTGGACCGATCTTCCTCAACGCCGACGGCACCCGTCGACTCGACCGGCACGCCGCGGCGAGGATCGTGCGACGGTTGGCGAAGGCTGCCGGGATCGACAAGCGGATCAGTCCGCACTCGCTGCGCCACAGCTTCATCACAGCGGCCCTCGACGCCGGCGTCCCGCTCCGTGATGTCCAAGAGGCCGCGTCGCATGCCGACCCGAGAACAACGATGCGCTACGACCGAGGCCGAGGATCACTCGACCGGCACGCCACCTACATCGTTGCCACGTTCGTCGCCGGCGCCAGCCGATGA
- a CDS encoding 4a-hydroxytetrahydrobiopterin dehydratase: MDMLMGETIAEAGLADWRKLAQGLHARYLVGGFSGAARFVAAVGEAGDSLGHHPRVSIGDGFVDLKLVSDDAIYRDDEGKEHVVEWVTQQDIDLARRITEIASYHGLGADPASVSVIELGLDTEDSGTIAPVWAALLTGCPDDQGRGTPSDEIRDGMGRVPNLWFGDPDENPRQRFHIEVYVAPEVREQRIVAAVDAGGTVVDDSQAPFLTVIADQDGNTGVLCVDASAVMKD, from the coding sequence ATGGACATGTTGATGGGTGAAACGATCGCCGAAGCCGGCTTGGCCGACTGGCGCAAGCTGGCCCAGGGACTGCACGCCCGCTATCTCGTCGGGGGCTTCAGCGGTGCCGCACGGTTCGTCGCTGCGGTCGGCGAGGCGGGAGATTCGCTCGGACATCACCCTCGGGTGTCGATCGGCGACGGGTTCGTCGACCTCAAGTTGGTCAGCGACGACGCCATCTACCGCGACGACGAAGGAAAAGAACACGTCGTCGAGTGGGTGACACAGCAGGACATCGATCTCGCGCGACGAATCACCGAGATCGCCTCCTACCACGGACTCGGCGCCGATCCGGCCTCGGTGAGCGTGATCGAGCTCGGCCTTGACACGGAGGATTCGGGCACCATCGCTCCGGTGTGGGCCGCGCTGTTGACCGGGTGCCCGGACGACCAGGGTCGCGGCACCCCAAGCGACGAGATCCGCGACGGGATGGGCCGCGTCCCGAACCTGTGGTTCGGAGACCCCGACGAGAACCCACGTCAACGGTTCCACATCGAGGTGTACGTCGCACCCGAAGTGCGCGAGCAGCGAATCGTCGCCGCCGTCGACGCAGGCGGGACCGTCGTCGACGACAGCCAAGCACCCTTCCTGACCGTCATCGCCGACCAAGACGGGAACACGGGCGTGCTGTGCGTCGACGCGTCAGCAGTCATGAAGGACTGA
- a CDS encoding winged helix DNA-binding domain-containing protein, with translation MRSVLALQAQEPAAPYLALWNRIDGFDATDLDRAFADGAIVKASLFRFTLHAVDADDIGWVRAAMQSRVRDAGYHDVLDDTGLTAERVDDLLDRLTTVMAEPHDSADIEGVLSELVPDVDDPPRLWSALRVVGGFRHAATADPWSFGRRPAFLPCTPADDDESAATAELVRRYLAAFGPATIADVSQFTILKRSALKEVVASMADVVAVAGPDGSQLLDVSGGEPRSDAELATLPPRLLGMWDSVLLAYADRSRVIPDEHRPHVVRRNGDVLPTVLVGGVVRGVWRASPDAIGIRALEPLDDATLEGLQDEARDLRRFLADREPDVFSRFERWWDRLPDGPTITIGT, from the coding sequence GTGCGATCAGTGCTGGCGTTGCAGGCCCAGGAACCAGCGGCGCCGTATCTGGCGTTGTGGAATCGCATCGACGGCTTCGACGCAACCGACCTCGACCGCGCCTTCGCTGACGGTGCGATCGTGAAGGCGTCTCTGTTCCGGTTCACACTGCACGCCGTCGACGCCGACGACATCGGGTGGGTGCGGGCCGCGATGCAGAGTCGCGTGCGCGACGCCGGCTACCACGACGTCCTCGACGACACCGGTCTCACGGCGGAACGGGTCGACGACCTCCTCGACCGGCTGACGACGGTGATGGCTGAGCCACACGACAGCGCCGACATCGAAGGGGTGCTGTCCGAGCTCGTTCCCGACGTCGACGACCCGCCTCGACTCTGGTCGGCGTTGCGCGTCGTCGGCGGCTTCCGGCACGCTGCGACGGCCGACCCGTGGTCGTTTGGCCGACGCCCGGCCTTCTTGCCCTGCACACCGGCCGACGATGACGAGTCCGCTGCGACCGCAGAGCTCGTGCGTCGCTACCTCGCGGCGTTCGGCCCCGCGACGATTGCGGACGTGTCGCAGTTCACGATCTTGAAGCGGTCTGCTCTCAAGGAAGTCGTTGCGTCGATGGCCGACGTCGTCGCCGTGGCCGGACCCGACGGATCGCAGCTCCTCGATGTGAGCGGTGGCGAGCCACGATCCGACGCCGAGCTGGCAACGCTGCCGCCACGACTGCTGGGCATGTGGGACAGCGTGCTGCTCGCGTACGCCGATCGCTCTCGCGTGATCCCTGACGAGCACCGCCCGCATGTCGTCCGGCGGAACGGCGATGTCCTGCCGACTGTCCTCGTCGGAGGTGTCGTCCGGGGTGTTTGGCGGGCATCGCCCGACGCGATCGGGATTCGAGCGCTGGAACCGCTCGATGATGCGACCCTGGAGGGCTTGCAGGATGAGGCGCGTGACTTGCGACGGTTCCTCGCCGACCGGGAGCCGGACGTGTTCTCACGATTCGAACGGTGGTGGGATCGCCTCCCCGACGGCCCGACCATCACGATCGGGACTTGA
- a CDS encoding GNAT family N-acetyltransferase: MADSPNAFRPTLAEASVQPEEFWRGMVGQTVEHERSNLWVAVSGDDLVGKLFARIDEELTTVYLGAMWVAPDARGAGIGGRLMQAAEAWGEDRGVTRYELWVTEANQAAVRFYESLGYVPTDDIQMLREGSELVVRKLQRAI; the protein is encoded by the coding sequence CTGGCAGACTCGCCCAACGCCTTCCGTCCGACGCTCGCCGAAGCGAGCGTTCAACCCGAAGAGTTCTGGCGAGGGATGGTTGGGCAAACCGTCGAACACGAGCGCTCCAACCTCTGGGTTGCCGTCAGCGGCGATGACCTTGTCGGCAAGCTGTTTGCCCGGATCGACGAGGAGCTCACGACTGTCTACCTCGGCGCAATGTGGGTCGCCCCTGACGCTCGGGGCGCAGGAATTGGCGGTCGCCTCATGCAAGCGGCCGAGGCGTGGGGCGAGGACCGTGGGGTCACCCGGTACGAGCTCTGGGTGACGGAAGCGAACCAGGCAGCCGTCCGCTTCTACGAGTCTCTGGGCTACGTGCCCACAGACGACATTCAGATGCTGCGCGAGGGGTCCGAACTGGTCGTCCGCAAGCTGCAGAGGGCGATCTGA
- a CDS encoding tyrosine-type recombinase/integrase: MSDTTSASPFAAPPAGGLIAVDLDPRRQLTHRAIAGYLAGYSGATLDAYRLDLRQWATWLDGNGVDILSVQRARIELYARWSEEHGLARSTISRRLSTICGFYRYCSQEAVIDRDPAAYVRRPKIDYESHTLGLDRNELGAFLVQAGLCGGRDHALMCLLALNGLRISEALGADIENLDYQRGHRTLFVHRKGHKTATIPLAPRTATSLDLYIGERTSGPIFLNAEGTRRLDRHAAARIVRRLAKAAGIDKRISPHSLRHSFITAALDAGVPLRDVQEAASHADPRTTMRYDRGRGSLDRHATYIVATFVAGASR; the protein is encoded by the coding sequence ATGTCCGACACAACTTCTGCTTCCCCGTTCGCGGCCCCGCCTGCTGGCGGACTGATCGCCGTCGACCTCGACCCTCGACGCCAGCTCACTCACCGAGCGATCGCCGGCTACCTGGCCGGCTACTCGGGCGCCACGCTCGACGCCTACCGGCTCGACCTACGACAGTGGGCGACCTGGCTCGACGGCAACGGCGTCGACATCCTGAGCGTCCAGCGCGCCCGCATCGAGCTGTACGCGAGGTGGTCCGAAGAACACGGGCTTGCCCGCTCGACGATCAGTCGGCGGCTGTCGACGATCTGCGGCTTCTACCGCTACTGCTCCCAAGAAGCCGTCATCGACCGCGACCCCGCCGCCTACGTCCGCCGCCCCAAGATCGACTACGAGTCCCACACGCTCGGCCTCGACCGCAACGAACTTGGCGCCTTCCTGGTCCAGGCCGGGCTGTGCGGCGGACGCGACCACGCACTGATGTGCCTGCTGGCCCTGAACGGACTGCGTATCTCCGAAGCCCTCGGCGCCGACATCGAGAACCTCGACTATCAGCGCGGGCATCGAACGTTGTTCGTGCACCGCAAGGGACACAAGACCGCCACCATCCCCTTGGCGCCGCGCACGGCGACATCGCTCGACCTGTACATCGGCGAGCGCACCAGCGGCCCGATCTTCCTCAACGCCGAAGGCACACGACGGCTCGACCGCCACGCCGCAGCGAGGATCGTGCGACGGTTGGCGAAGGCCGCCGGGATCGACAAGCGGATCAGCCCGCACTCGCTGCGTCACAGCTTCATCACCGCCGCCCTCGACGCCGGCGTCCCACTCCGCGATGTCCAAGAGGCAGCGTCGCATGCCGACCCGAGAACCACGATGCGATACGACCGAGGCCGAGGATCACTCGACCGGCACGCCACCTACATCGTCGCCACGTTCGTCGCCGGCGCCAGCCGCTGA
- a CDS encoding winged helix-turn-helix domain-containing protein: MILRADLADEYASWFRCLADGTRVQILNYVANADDPVTVGQIVDAVGKSQSTVSRHLQLLADDRFIFTEPDGVRTLVTVNTDCMTALPAAAAAIMASADRAVST; this comes from the coding sequence ATGATACTCCGTGCTGATCTCGCCGACGAATACGCCAGCTGGTTCCGTTGCCTCGCGGATGGCACCCGCGTCCAGATCCTCAACTATGTCGCCAACGCCGACGATCCGGTCACCGTCGGCCAGATCGTCGACGCGGTCGGCAAGAGCCAATCGACGGTGTCGCGCCATCTGCAGCTGTTGGCCGACGACCGGTTCATCTTCACTGAGCCCGACGGGGTTCGGACGTTGGTGACGGTCAACACCGACTGCATGACCGCGCTGCCCGCCGCAGCTGCCGCGATCATGGCCAGCGCAGATCGCGCAGTGAGCACGTGA
- a CDS encoding permease, with amino-acid sequence MIRDTLWLLIELTVLFFGVAFIIHLFQRRFGAERLRAWMGGTPLMSAVKGIAVGFVTPFCTYSAIPMLVGFRQAGVPPAGYVAFITAAPVLDPVLFGALVVIVGPQAALIYTAVAFGAAITIALVAQRSDLERHLKPIPQALAAPTRHVVTVPAPPAAAEVDVGIEGVVDGKAACGSDGCGTGDETPWRGARTEIVDASRAAFGLLKSVAVLLLAGIAVGLVIESMVSPSTVATLTGDNGVWSIPAAAALGTPLYVHTSLFVPIADALTEAGVGIGAIVALTIAGAGANVPEFIILTKLANRGIIAIFFTYIFTVAVTGGLIAHVLLQ; translated from the coding sequence GTGATTCGCGACACGCTCTGGCTGCTGATCGAACTCACGGTCTTGTTCTTCGGGGTCGCGTTCATCATCCATCTGTTCCAACGCCGGTTCGGCGCCGAACGGCTGCGCGCCTGGATGGGCGGCACGCCGTTGATGTCGGCGGTGAAGGGCATCGCGGTCGGGTTCGTCACGCCGTTCTGCACCTACTCGGCGATCCCGATGCTGGTCGGGTTCCGCCAAGCCGGCGTCCCTCCCGCTGGCTATGTCGCGTTCATCACTGCCGCTCCCGTCCTCGACCCGGTCCTGTTCGGCGCCCTCGTCGTGATCGTCGGACCACAAGCTGCGTTGATCTACACCGCCGTCGCGTTCGGTGCCGCGATCACGATCGCGCTCGTCGCTCAACGCAGCGACCTCGAACGCCACCTCAAGCCCATCCCCCAAGCCCTTGCCGCCCCGACCCGACACGTCGTCACCGTGCCTGCACCACCGGCCGCCGCGGAGGTCGACGTCGGGATCGAAGGTGTCGTTGATGGCAAGGCGGCCTGTGGCTCCGACGGCTGTGGAACCGGCGACGAGACCCCATGGCGCGGCGCCCGCACCGAGATCGTCGACGCGTCGCGAGCCGCGTTCGGACTCCTCAAGTCCGTCGCCGTGTTGCTACTGGCCGGCATCGCCGTCGGTCTCGTCATCGAATCGATGGTCTCACCGTCCACGGTTGCGACGCTCACCGGTGACAACGGCGTCTGGTCGATCCCGGCGGCCGCCGCACTCGGCACACCCCTGTACGTGCACACCAGCTTGTTCGTCCCCATCGCCGACGCCCTCACCGAAGCTGGCGTCGGGATCGGCGCGATCGTCGCTCTCACCATCGCCGGTGCCGGCGCCAACGTCCCCGAGTTCATCATCCTCACCAAACTCGCCAACCGCGGCATCATCGCCATCTTCTTCACCTACATCTTCACGGTCGCCGTCACCGGCGGCCTCATCGCCCACGTCCTTCTTCAGTAG
- a CDS encoding pyridoxamine 5'-phosphate oxidase family protein: protein MDQTSIDAELADPNAQDLIASTAAAHLAYTALDGSPRVVPVGFYWTGTEFVVSTASTAPKVAALSANPAVALAIDSGDTPGGARALSVRGAATVDIVDGVVPEYLAAARKNMGANAAAEFEQNVRRMYDRMARIAITPTWARFYDYGAGRIPSFLQELADRASMTASDWADSTD, encoded by the coding sequence ATGGACCAGACCAGCATCGACGCCGAACTCGCCGACCCCAACGCTCAGGACCTGATCGCGTCGACCGCAGCCGCACACCTCGCATACACCGCCCTCGACGGGTCGCCACGAGTCGTTCCAGTCGGGTTCTACTGGACCGGCACCGAGTTCGTAGTCTCCACCGCGTCCACCGCACCCAAGGTCGCAGCACTCTCGGCGAATCCAGCGGTAGCGCTGGCCATCGATTCCGGCGACACGCCCGGTGGCGCCCGCGCGCTTTCGGTCCGCGGCGCTGCGACGGTCGACATCGTCGACGGCGTCGTTCCGGAGTACCTCGCCGCTGCACGAAAGAACATGGGCGCCAACGCTGCCGCCGAGTTCGAACAGAACGTGCGTCGCATGTACGACCGCATGGCTCGCATCGCGATCACCCCGACCTGGGCCCGTTTCTACGACTACGGGGCCGGACGCATCCCCAGCTTTCTCCAGGAACTCGCCGACAGGGCCAGCATGACCGCGTCGGACTGGGCCGATTCAACCGACTGA